The DNA segment AAGCACCAGTAGCTTTCGCCGTCCGCGGGAGATTTCTCTGACATATCTTCCGGCACGTGTTGGGGTGACAACCATTGGCTCATCGCGGATGCGGGAATGCGATGGAAGGACAGGAACCCGGAGCCGGCCACCGCACCCATGACGGGCTTGGCATAGTCTTGGGTGACCAGGGCATCCCGGTAAAGGAGAAGCTTGGTCAAATGCATCATCCACCGTCGGCGGATCCACCCACCCGGCCTCCGTCAGGCTGGCCCGGCATGGCGGGGCGCCAGCGGGAGGTGCTTTTTTCCGCGAGTACGGTGAGGTAGGCGTGGATGAAGGCGAAGACGGCGCCGCCGAGGGCACTGGCGAGGCCGAGGATGACCCAGTCAGAGCCATGGCCTTCCTCGATCTCCAGGATGCCCAGCGCGTCCAGCCCGAAGACCCAGATGACGGAGGCGACGGGGAACACGGACACTCCCGCGAGCGACGCCCACCACGGCCGGTGCAGCAGCGGGTTTCCACGCGGAAAGCGCAGCAGCGGGACGATGAGCACGGCGAGGATGGCGACCAGCACGGCGAGGACGCCGCAGGTTTCCTTCATCAGATCGAGGAGGTATTCGGCGAACTCCGCCGGTGGCATGGGGAACAGTTCCCAGTCCAGCACGACGAGCGGGATGATGACCGCCGCGGCACAGAACGACCACGCGATGAAGGCGGAGAAGAGGATGCGGAGGAAGGACCGGACCATGGAGGATGCCACATCATGGACGGGAGCGTGGTGGCGGGGCAATGAGGAAGGCGCGGTCGGAAAAGCAGGGCTATTTCATCTGAAAGCGGAGAAGTGACGGGCCGGCGGACGGCGTATGGATGGATGACAAACGCAGGCCTATGACGACGATGAACAAAAGGGACTTCCTGAAACTGGCGGGGCTGGGCGGACTGGCGGCGGCGGGCACCGGTGCCGCGCGCGCGGCGGAGATGGAGAAGGAGGCGGCACGGATGGCGGAGATGGCCCGCAGGGTGCGCAAGCCGGTGTACAACATGTGCGGCCACGCGGCCGGGAAGCTGGATACGGTGGGGATCGCCTTCGTGGGAGTGGGCGCGCGGGGGATCGGCGCGGTGAGGCGGATGGCAAAGATTTCCAACGTGCGGATCGCGGCGGTGGCGGACATCCAGGAGAAGAAGACGGGGCTGGCGGAGAAGGCGCTGGCAAAGACATCGCACAGGCCGGTGGTGTACGCGGGCACCGAGGACGGCTGGAAGGAAGCGGTGGCGCGGGAGGATGTGGACCTGGTGTACATCTGCACGCCGTGGGCGTTGCACGCGCCGATGGCGGTGGCGGCGATGGAGGCGGGAAAGCATGTGGCGGTGGAGATCCCGGCGGCGCTGACGCTGGAGGAGTGCTGGGAGCTGGTGGAGACGTCGGAGCGGACGCGGCGGCACTGTGTGATGCTGGAGAACTGTTGCTACGGCTTTTTCGAGCTGCTGACACTGAACATGGCGCGGCAGAAGTACTTCGGCGAGGTGGTGCACGTGGAGGGCGCCTACATCCACGATGTGTTCGAGTCGCTCTTCAACAAGTCCCGCCGGCATGACCTGTGGCGGCTGCGGGAGAACGAACGGAACGGGAACCTGTACCCGACGCACGGGCTGGGTCCGGTGAGCCAGATCCTGGACATCAACCGAGGGGACCAGTACGACCATCTGGTGTCGATGTCGTCGGATGACTTCATGATCGGAAAGCGGGTGGCGGCGCTGGCGGAGGGTGACGCGGAGTTCCGGCAGTTCCGGGGAAAGGCGTTCCGCGGGAACATGAACACGACGATGATCCGGACGAAGAAGGGCAGGACGGTGATGCTGCAGCATGACGTGACCAGCCCGCGCCCGT comes from the Luteolibacter sp. SL250 genome and includes:
- a CDS encoding Gfo/Idh/MocA family oxidoreductase — its product is MNKRDFLKLAGLGGLAAAGTGAARAAEMEKEAARMAEMARRVRKPVYNMCGHAAGKLDTVGIAFVGVGARGIGAVRRMAKISNVRIAAVADIQEKKTGLAEKALAKTSHRPVVYAGTEDGWKEAVAREDVDLVYICTPWALHAPMAVAAMEAGKHVAVEIPAALTLEECWELVETSERTRRHCVMLENCCYGFFELLTLNMARQKYFGEVVHVEGAYIHDVFESLFNKSRRHDLWRLRENERNGNLYPTHGLGPVSQILDINRGDQYDHLVSMSSDDFMIGKRVAALAEGDAEFRQFRGKAFRGNMNTTMIRTKKGRTVMLQHDVTSPRPYSRIHLVSGTEGCAQQFPLPGRIAKGHEWLGEEEVKLLEKQYEPEIVKRMGALAKKVGGHGGMDFLMDWRLIDCLRNGLPMDMDVYDAAAWSAVLPLSGWSVANRSGAVDFPDFTGGAWRTNAPVDISMARGGNTGVVGG